One Streptomyces lincolnensis genomic region harbors:
- a CDS encoding molybdopterin-dependent oxidoreductase — protein MNLEPPEEPGGPAPAQERGAPIGRRVLLGTLGLGALGVVAAPTLQRGLESFLGGAADKDPTGLTGLLPNGGGFRYYSVTSSVPRKNAGNYRLKVDGLVARPAEYTLADLRAMPQTRMVKDVQCVTGWRVPDTPFEGVRLSRLLDAAGVRATAGAVRFTCFDGAYSESLTLEQARRADVLVALRMQDKDLGHSHGGPVRLYVAPMYFYKSAKWLSGITVTEDVEPGYWEERGYDVDAWVGRSNGRDDEPTT, from the coding sequence GTGAACCTGGAACCCCCCGAGGAGCCCGGCGGGCCGGCACCGGCGCAGGAACGCGGCGCGCCCATCGGCCGCCGTGTCCTCCTCGGCACCCTCGGCCTGGGCGCGCTCGGCGTGGTCGCCGCGCCCACCCTGCAACGCGGTCTGGAATCCTTCCTCGGCGGCGCGGCCGACAAGGACCCCACCGGCCTGACCGGCCTGCTCCCGAACGGCGGCGGCTTCCGCTACTACTCGGTGACGTCCTCCGTCCCGCGCAAGAACGCCGGGAACTACCGCCTCAAGGTCGACGGCCTGGTCGCGCGCCCCGCGGAGTACACCCTGGCCGACCTGCGGGCGATGCCCCAGACCCGGATGGTCAAGGACGTCCAGTGCGTCACCGGCTGGCGGGTCCCCGACACCCCCTTCGAAGGCGTACGGCTGTCCCGGCTGCTGGACGCCGCCGGCGTGCGGGCCACGGCGGGCGCCGTCCGCTTCACCTGCTTCGACGGCGCGTACTCCGAGAGCCTCACCCTCGAACAGGCCCGCCGCGCGGACGTCCTGGTCGCCCTGCGCATGCAGGACAAGGACCTCGGCCACTCCCACGGCGGCCCGGTCCGCCTCTACGTGGCGCCCATGTACTTCTACAAGTCCGCCAAGTGGCTCTCCGGCATCACCGTCACCGAGGACGTGGAGCCGGGCTACTGGGAGGAACGGGGCTACGACGTCGACGCCTGGGTCGGCCGGTCGAACGGACGCGACGATGAGCCTACGACTTGA
- a CDS encoding phosphotransferase family protein: MTADHPPGLDLDRLRALLDRERPGLVHGPLTGRLIEGGRSNLTYAVSDGTARWVVRRPPLGHVLATAHDMKREHRVISALHPTDVPVPGPVLLCEDEEVLGAPFYVMEFVAGTPYRTADQLAPLGPERTRGAVLSLVDTLVELHAVDPAAVGLADFGRPEGFLDRQLRRWGKQLDASRNRDLAGIDELHATLGRRLPDSPAPAVVHGDYRLDNVLIGEDDRINAVLDWEMSTLGDPLTDLGLLVMYSLPLGMPESPVSTTAEAPGHPAPAELIERYAARSGRDVSAVSWYTAFAWFKLAVILEGIHYRYTLGQTVGQGFDRIGDLVPVFIEHGLNTLQEG, from the coding sequence ATGACCGCCGACCATCCGCCCGGACTCGACCTGGACAGGCTGCGCGCCCTGCTCGACCGTGAGCGGCCCGGTCTGGTGCACGGCCCCCTGACCGGCCGGCTGATCGAGGGCGGACGGTCCAACCTCACCTACGCGGTCTCCGACGGCACGGCGCGGTGGGTCGTACGACGGCCCCCGCTCGGCCATGTCCTGGCCACCGCCCACGACATGAAGCGCGAGCACCGGGTGATCAGCGCGCTGCACCCGACGGACGTGCCGGTCCCCGGGCCGGTGCTGCTGTGCGAGGACGAGGAGGTGCTGGGGGCGCCGTTCTACGTCATGGAGTTCGTGGCGGGCACGCCGTACCGCACCGCCGACCAGCTCGCCCCGCTCGGCCCGGAGCGCACCCGGGGTGCCGTGCTGTCCCTGGTGGACACGCTCGTCGAGCTGCACGCCGTGGACCCCGCCGCGGTGGGCCTGGCGGACTTCGGGCGCCCCGAGGGCTTCCTTGACAGGCAGCTGCGGCGCTGGGGCAAGCAGCTGGACGCCTCCCGCAACCGCGACCTGGCCGGCATCGACGAACTGCACGCGACCCTCGGCCGCCGGCTGCCCGACTCGCCCGCGCCCGCCGTCGTCCACGGCGACTACCGGCTCGACAACGTGCTCATCGGCGAGGACGACCGCATCAACGCCGTCCTCGACTGGGAGATGTCCACACTCGGCGACCCGCTCACCGACCTGGGCCTGCTGGTGATGTACAGCCTGCCGTTGGGCATGCCCGAGTCGCCGGTCTCCACGACCGCCGAGGCCCCGGGGCATCCGGCGCCGGCCGAGCTGATCGAACGGTACGCGGCCCGCTCGGGGCGCGATGTCTCGGCCGTCTCCTGGTACACGGCGTTCGCGTGGTTCAAGCTCGCCGTGATCCTGGAGGGCATCCACTACCGCTACACGCTGGGCCAGACGGTCGGACAGGGCTTCGACCGCATCGGCGACCTGGTTCCGGTCTTCATCGAGCACGGTCTGAACACTCTTCAGGAAGGCTGA
- a CDS encoding YidH family protein yields the protein MIEFARNVRLWFAPQEIREEGGTPDYRFSLANERTFLAWLRTALALIGGGFAVDQFLPDLRWAWRVGLALALLGAGVLCSLRAVNHWVRCERAMRRGEDLPVSRFPALLSLAVAVVAVAMVVVVLVGWEG from the coding sequence GTGATCGAATTCGCACGGAACGTCCGGCTGTGGTTCGCGCCCCAGGAGATCCGGGAGGAGGGCGGCACCCCCGACTACCGCTTCTCGCTGGCCAACGAACGCACCTTCCTGGCCTGGCTGCGCACCGCGCTCGCGCTGATCGGCGGCGGTTTCGCCGTCGACCAGTTCCTGCCGGACCTGCGCTGGGCCTGGCGCGTCGGACTCGCCCTCGCGCTGCTCGGGGCGGGCGTGCTGTGCTCGCTCAGAGCGGTCAACCACTGGGTGCGCTGCGAGCGGGCGATGCGCCGGGGCGAGGACCTGCCGGTGTCACGCTTCCCGGCGCTGCTGAGCCTGGCGGTCGCGGTGGTGGCCGTCGCGATGGTCGTGGTGGTCCTCGTCGGGTGGGAGGGATGA
- a CDS encoding DMT family transporter, whose product MSVLVLVLAVSAACCLGFGFVLQQNAARQAPLSDFLSPRLLLDLMKVRRWLAGIGLMAAGMALGAIALGQGEISLVEPLLATNLVFALALSRKQTGQPLGRQGWAGLLLLAGGVTAFIVAGRPHGGTALTDPFRHWLIIGTMLGLALLLTACAKRSRLSSGPVLLAVAAGLVYGVQDALTRVSGQRFAEGGLLELLTGWQPYAVLVLGVTGLILVQSAFETAPLRMSLPALTAAQPLAGILCGVGFLGDQLRTDPGALAWEAAGLTGIVVGIVLLGMHPAMPCGVTRPEPVRDLQPH is encoded by the coding sequence GTGTCGGTTCTGGTTCTTGTTCTCGCCGTGAGCGCGGCCTGCTGCCTGGGCTTCGGCTTCGTGCTCCAGCAGAACGCGGCCCGGCAGGCACCCCTGAGCGACTTCCTCTCCCCCCGGCTGCTCCTGGACCTGATGAAGGTCCGCCGCTGGCTCGCCGGCATCGGACTGATGGCGGCCGGTATGGCCCTCGGCGCGATCGCGCTGGGCCAGGGCGAGATCTCCCTGGTGGAACCGCTCCTCGCCACGAACCTGGTCTTCGCCCTCGCCCTCTCCCGCAAGCAGACCGGGCAGCCGCTGGGCCGTCAGGGCTGGGCGGGCCTGCTGCTGCTCGCGGGCGGGGTGACCGCGTTCATCGTGGCGGGCCGGCCGCACGGCGGCACCGCGCTCACCGACCCGTTCCGCCACTGGCTGATCATCGGCACCATGCTCGGCCTCGCCCTGCTGCTCACGGCCTGCGCCAAGCGCTCCCGGCTGAGCTCGGGACCGGTCCTGCTGGCCGTGGCCGCGGGCCTCGTCTACGGCGTCCAGGACGCCCTCACCCGGGTGAGCGGCCAGCGCTTCGCCGAGGGCGGCCTGCTGGAGCTGCTCACCGGCTGGCAGCCGTACGCCGTGCTGGTGCTCGGTGTCACCGGCCTGATCCTGGTCCAGAGCGCCTTCGAGACCGCGCCCCTGCGCATGTCCCTCCCGGCACTGACCGCGGCCCAGCCGCTGGCCGGCATCCTCTGCGGCGTCGGCTTCCTGGGCGACCAGTTGCGCACCGACCCGGGCGCGCTGGCCTGGGAGGCCGCCGGACTCACGGGGATCGTGGTCGGCATCGTGCTGCTGGGCATGCACCCGGCGATGCCGTGCGGCGTGACGCGTCCGGAGCCGGTGCGGGACCTCCAGCCGCACTGA
- a CDS encoding SDR family oxidoreductase — translation MSHPLFDITGRTALVTGSSRGIGLALARGLAEAGCRVVLNGRDGDRLTKAAAELPGEVHTAVFDVTDGPSVAAGIADVEDRVGPLDILVNNAGMQLRAPLLEFADSDWHRILDTNLTSAFLVGREAARRMTERGHGKIVNICSLQSEVVRPGIAPYAATKGALKMLTKGMCADWGPYGVQVNGLGPGYIETELTRPLVQDEEFSAWVRKRTPAGRWGRTEDLVGGVLFLASPAADFVGGQILYVDGGMTSVL, via the coding sequence ATGAGTCACCCTCTGTTCGACATCACCGGTCGGACCGCCCTGGTCACCGGGTCCAGCCGGGGCATCGGCCTCGCGCTGGCCCGGGGCCTGGCCGAGGCGGGCTGCCGGGTCGTCCTCAACGGACGTGACGGCGACCGGCTCACCAAGGCGGCCGCGGAGCTGCCCGGCGAGGTCCACACCGCGGTGTTCGACGTGACCGACGGCCCGTCCGTGGCCGCCGGGATCGCGGACGTCGAGGACCGGGTCGGCCCGCTCGACATCCTGGTCAACAACGCGGGCATGCAACTGCGCGCCCCGCTCCTCGAATTCGCCGACTCCGACTGGCACCGCATCCTGGACACCAACCTCACCAGCGCGTTCCTGGTGGGGCGTGAGGCGGCCCGACGGATGACGGAACGCGGCCACGGAAAGATCGTCAACATCTGCTCGTTGCAGAGCGAGGTGGTCCGCCCCGGCATCGCGCCCTACGCCGCCACCAAGGGCGCGCTGAAGATGCTCACCAAGGGCATGTGCGCGGACTGGGGGCCGTACGGCGTCCAGGTCAACGGCCTCGGGCCGGGTTACATCGAGACCGAGCTGACCCGGCCCCTGGTCCAGGACGAGGAGTTCAGCGCCTGGGTGCGAAAGCGCACTCCGGCCGGGCGCTGGGGCCGCACCGAGGACCTGGTGGGCGGGGTGCTGTTCCTGGCCTCGCCGGCCGCGGACTTCGTCGGCGGACAGATCCTGTACGTCGACGGCGGCATGACGAGCGTGCTGTGA
- a CDS encoding APC family permease yields MTTDSSSPTRAAADGISTFKGQERALRADRLGTGGLLLSVLAATAPLMVVAGVMPTTFAVMGIVGQPLLFVVLGVVLVLFGIGYAEMSRHVHNAGAFYAYISRGLGGTAGASAAMVALVAYNALQVGIYGIFGFEVSGLFATYAEVSVAWWIPAIVAALVVGALGWLKIDVNARVLGVLLIIEVALVVIFDIAAVADPAKEGLSLHAFNPDTLSGAGVGTALCFCIAAFLGFEQAPVYAEETSRPHILVPRVMFLAVGGVAVFFALSSWALTVAAGPSAIVGQSQEQSAGLLFSLTESRLGATFTDVLHILFVTGMFAALLSFHNVVARYAFAMGREGLLPAAFGRTTGTSGAPGTGSLLQTTVAVLVVAAFAIADDKPAGDPTEPVLHLFTWFGNIGALGVILLMAAASASVVVFFVRRGAAGAQAWRLVTSALAGIALLVIAVYTVKDFDVLVGAGPDSSLSWILPGIIGLALLVGLAQGLILRARRPQAHARIGLGNEAFQLDRAAERAS; encoded by the coding sequence GTGACAACGGACAGTTCGAGCCCCACCAGAGCCGCCGCCGACGGCATCAGCACCTTCAAGGGGCAGGAGCGGGCCCTGCGCGCCGACCGCCTGGGCACCGGCGGCCTGCTGCTCTCCGTGCTCGCGGCGACCGCGCCCCTCATGGTCGTCGCGGGTGTCATGCCCACTACATTCGCGGTGATGGGCATCGTCGGACAGCCCCTGCTCTTCGTCGTCCTCGGCGTGGTCCTCGTCCTGTTCGGCATCGGCTACGCCGAGATGAGCCGGCACGTCCACAACGCCGGCGCCTTCTACGCCTACATCTCCCGCGGCCTCGGCGGCACCGCCGGAGCGAGCGCCGCGATGGTCGCCCTCGTCGCCTACAACGCCCTCCAGGTCGGCATCTACGGCATCTTCGGCTTCGAGGTCTCCGGCCTGTTCGCCACCTACGCCGAGGTGTCGGTGGCCTGGTGGATCCCGGCGATCGTGGCGGCCCTGGTCGTCGGCGCGCTGGGCTGGCTGAAGATCGACGTCAACGCGCGCGTGCTCGGCGTCCTGCTGATCATCGAGGTGGCCCTGGTCGTCATCTTCGACATCGCGGCCGTCGCCGACCCCGCCAAGGAAGGGCTGTCGCTGCACGCCTTCAACCCGGACACCCTCAGCGGCGCCGGCGTCGGCACCGCCCTGTGCTTCTGCATCGCCGCCTTCCTCGGCTTCGAGCAGGCGCCCGTGTACGCCGAGGAGACCAGCCGCCCGCACATCCTGGTGCCCCGCGTGATGTTCCTCGCGGTCGGCGGGGTGGCCGTCTTCTTCGCGCTCAGCAGCTGGGCCCTGACCGTCGCCGCGGGCCCGTCCGCGATCGTCGGCCAGTCGCAGGAGCAGAGCGCCGGACTGCTGTTCTCCCTCACCGAGTCCCGCCTCGGCGCCACCTTCACCGACGTCCTGCACATCCTGTTCGTGACCGGCATGTTCGCCGCCCTGCTCAGCTTCCACAACGTCGTCGCCCGGTACGCCTTCGCCATGGGCCGCGAGGGCCTGCTGCCCGCCGCCTTCGGCCGGACCACCGGCACCAGCGGCGCGCCCGGCACCGGCTCGCTGCTCCAGACCACCGTGGCCGTGCTGGTCGTGGCCGCCTTCGCGATCGCCGACGACAAGCCCGCCGGCGACCCGACCGAACCGGTCCTGCACCTGTTCACCTGGTTCGGCAACATCGGCGCCCTCGGCGTGATCCTGCTGATGGCGGCGGCCTCCGCCTCCGTGGTGGTGTTCTTCGTCCGGCGCGGCGCGGCCGGCGCGCAGGCCTGGCGGCTGGTCACCTCGGCCCTCGCGGGCATCGCCCTGCTGGTCATCGCCGTCTACACGGTGAAGGACTTCGACGTCCTGGTGGGCGCGGGCCCCGACTCCTCACTGAGCTGGATCCTGCCCGGCATCATCGGGCTCGCCCTGCTGGTCGGCCTCGCCCAGGGGCTGATCCTGCGCGCCCGCAGGCCGCAGGCGCACGCCCGGATCGGGCTCGGCAACGAGGCGTTCCAGCTGGACAGGGCGGCGGAGCGGGCGTCGTGA
- a CDS encoding acyl-CoA dehydrogenase family protein, which yields MDFAFDARTEELRGKLLAFMDEHVYPAEAVAEEQRAALSSPWDTPAVVEELKAEARRQGLWNLFLPDTEYGAGLTNLQYAPLAEITGRSPQLAPTALNCAAPDTGNMEVLSQFGDEQQKKQWLEPLLAGEIRSAFAMTEPEVASSDATNITTHIERDGDEYVVTGRKWYISGAMNPDCKIFIVMGKTDPDGADIRRQQSMVLVPRDTPGVTVKRAMRVFGYEDHSHGGHAEVVFDHARVPVSSLIGEEGGGFAIAQARLGPGRIHHCMRLIGMAERAIELMCRRAVSRTAFGKALAQQGVVHNWIADARVTVEQLRLLVLKTAWLMDTVGNRGAHTEIQSIKIATPRAVVDIIDRAIQLHGAGGVSQDFPLAELYAGARTLMIADGPDEVHQRSLARRELKKYL from the coding sequence ATGGACTTCGCTTTCGACGCACGCACCGAGGAGCTGCGCGGCAAGCTGCTGGCCTTCATGGACGAGCACGTCTATCCGGCCGAGGCGGTGGCGGAGGAGCAGCGGGCCGCGCTGTCGTCCCCGTGGGACACGCCCGCCGTGGTCGAGGAACTCAAGGCCGAGGCGCGCCGGCAGGGGCTGTGGAACCTCTTCCTGCCGGACACCGAGTACGGCGCGGGCCTGACCAACCTCCAGTACGCCCCGCTCGCCGAGATCACCGGCCGCTCCCCGCAGCTGGCGCCCACCGCGCTGAACTGCGCGGCGCCGGACACCGGCAACATGGAGGTGCTGTCGCAGTTCGGCGACGAGCAGCAGAAGAAGCAGTGGCTGGAGCCGCTGCTGGCCGGTGAGATCCGCTCGGCGTTCGCGATGACGGAGCCCGAGGTGGCCTCGTCCGACGCCACGAACATCACCACGCACATCGAGCGGGACGGCGACGAGTACGTCGTCACCGGCCGCAAGTGGTACATCTCCGGGGCGATGAACCCGGACTGCAAGATCTTCATCGTGATGGGCAAGACGGACCCGGACGGCGCGGACATCCGCCGCCAGCAGTCGATGGTGCTGGTCCCGCGCGACACCCCGGGCGTCACCGTCAAGCGCGCGATGCGGGTCTTCGGGTACGAGGACCACTCCCACGGCGGCCACGCCGAGGTGGTCTTCGACCACGCGCGCGTGCCGGTGTCCAGCCTGATCGGCGAGGAGGGCGGCGGCTTCGCCATCGCCCAGGCCCGGCTCGGTCCCGGCCGTATCCACCACTGCATGCGGCTGATCGGCATGGCGGAGCGGGCGATCGAGCTGATGTGCAGGCGGGCCGTGTCCCGCACGGCCTTCGGCAAGGCGCTGGCCCAGCAGGGCGTGGTCCACAACTGGATCGCCGACGCGCGCGTGACGGTCGAGCAGCTGCGGCTGCTGGTCCTGAAGACGGCCTGGCTGATGGACACCGTCGGCAACCGGGGCGCCCACACCGAGATCCAGTCCATCAAGATCGCCACACCCCGCGCGGTGGTCGACATCATCGACCGGGCGATCCAGCTGCACGGCGCGGGCGGCGTCAGCCAGGACTTCCCCCTGGCCGAGCTCTACGCCGGCGCCCGCACCCTGATGATCGCCGACGGCCCGGACGAGGTGCACCAGCGGTCGCTGGCGCGACGGGAGTTGAAGAAGTACCTGTGA
- a CDS encoding cytochrome b/b6 domain-containing protein, translated as MSLRLDAPAAARVRRFGRSQRWVHRTTAALMGVCVLTAACLYLPQLAELVGRRELVVRVHEWSGLALPVPVLAGLVSRAFRADLGRLNRFGPHDRVWLRAALHRDKRRASRPAAKFNAGQKVYAAWIAGATLVMLGTGLLMWFTHLTPIQWRTSATFVHDWLALTLGIVLAGHIGMALADPEARRGLRTGSVSREWAEREHPLWRP; from the coding sequence ATGAGCCTACGACTTGACGCCCCCGCGGCCGCGCGGGTCCGCCGCTTCGGCCGCTCCCAGCGGTGGGTGCACCGCACGACCGCCGCGCTGATGGGCGTGTGCGTGCTGACGGCGGCCTGCCTGTACCTCCCCCAGCTCGCCGAACTCGTGGGCCGCCGGGAGCTGGTGGTCCGCGTCCACGAGTGGTCCGGCCTCGCCCTGCCGGTGCCGGTCCTGGCGGGCCTGGTCTCCCGCGCCTTCCGTGCCGACCTCGGCCGCCTGAACCGCTTCGGCCCGCACGACCGCGTCTGGCTGCGCGCGGCCCTGCACCGCGACAAGCGCCGCGCGTCCCGCCCCGCGGCCAAATTCAACGCAGGCCAGAAGGTCTACGCGGCCTGGATCGCCGGCGCGACCCTCGTCATGCTCGGCACGGGCCTGCTGATGTGGTTCACCCACCTCACGCCCATCCAGTGGCGCACCAGCGCCACCTTCGTCCACGACTGGCTCGCCCTCACCCTCGGCATCGTCCTCGCCGGCCACATCGGCATGGCCCTCGCGGACCCGGAGGCCCGCCGCGGCCTGCGCACCGGCTCGGTGAGCCGGGAGTGGGCGGAGCGGGAACATCCGCTGTGGCGGCCGTGA
- a CDS encoding TetR/AcrR family transcriptional regulator encodes MPRTTDGDGTPVPQRLLAAATRLFAEQGYDRTSVQEIVEAAGVTKGALYHYFGSKDDLLHEVYARVLRVQQERLDAFAGADEPIENRLRGAAADVVVTTIENLDDAMIFFRSMHHLSPEKNKQVRAERRRYHERFRALVEEGQQAGVFSTATPADLVVDYHFGSVHHLSTWYRPDGQMSPKEVADHLADLLLRALRP; translated from the coding sequence GTGCCCAGGACGACGGACGGTGACGGGACTCCCGTGCCGCAGCGGCTCCTCGCCGCCGCCACCCGGCTCTTCGCGGAGCAGGGGTACGACCGCACCTCGGTGCAGGAGATCGTCGAGGCGGCGGGTGTCACCAAGGGGGCGCTCTACCACTACTTCGGCTCCAAGGACGACCTCCTGCACGAGGTGTACGCGCGCGTGCTGCGCGTCCAGCAGGAGCGTCTCGACGCGTTCGCGGGCGCCGACGAGCCGATCGAGAACCGGCTCAGAGGCGCGGCCGCCGACGTCGTCGTCACGACGATCGAGAACCTCGACGACGCGATGATCTTCTTCCGCTCGATGCACCATCTCAGCCCCGAGAAGAACAAACAGGTCCGCGCCGAGCGTCGCCGCTACCACGAGCGCTTCCGCGCCCTGGTCGAGGAGGGCCAGCAGGCCGGCGTCTTCTCCACCGCGACCCCGGCCGACCTCGTGGTCGACTACCACTTCGGCTCGGTCCACCACCTGTCGACCTGGTACCGCCCCGACGGGCAGATGAGCCCCAAGGAGGTCGCCGACCACCTCGCGGACCTGCTGCTGAGGGCCCTGCGTCCCTGA
- a CDS encoding DUF202 domain-containing protein → MSPRAAEDRDPGLQPERTRLAWRRTTLASTVAALLAVKTALHGGVSPVRVAVCAVSCGLWLAFLLVAHRRIRTLATTSRPPALAPAHATAGALLTVALAVCAVALVL, encoded by the coding sequence ATGAGCCCCCGAGCCGCCGAGGACCGCGATCCCGGACTCCAGCCCGAACGGACCCGGCTCGCCTGGCGCCGTACGACGCTGGCCAGCACCGTGGCCGCCCTGCTCGCCGTGAAGACCGCGCTGCACGGCGGGGTCTCCCCCGTCCGTGTCGCCGTCTGCGCGGTGAGCTGCGGGCTGTGGCTGGCCTTCCTGCTCGTCGCCCACCGCCGGATCCGCACCCTGGCGACCACGAGCCGCCCTCCGGCGCTGGCCCCGGCGCACGCGACGGCCGGCGCGCTGCTCACGGTGGCCCTGGCCGTGTGCGCGGTGGCGCTCGTCCTCTGA
- a CDS encoding L-idonate 5-dehydrogenase: MLGCVIHGQDDLRVEELTAPEPGPSQALVAVRYGGVCGSDLHYWRHGGVGDFRLKEPMLLGHEVVGTVVSYGDGASGPVAGTAVAVHPATPCGVCPECADGRRNVCRDTRYLGSAARFPHVQGGFAAQVAVPAEQLRPLPPGLELRRAALAEPLSVALHAVRRAGDVRGRHVLVTGAGPIGCLVVAAAKAAGAAHVTVTDLLPAALAYASAAGADTLVHADDPSDPGWPAEADVAVEASGVAAGLDTCLRLLRRGGVLVQLGMLPPGPSPFAGNLVVSREIELRGAFRFDGEFDEALALLAAEPAFDELISAVVPVAAAESAFALAADRSRSCKVLLDFAP; encoded by the coding sequence ATGCTCGGTTGTGTGATCCACGGTCAGGACGACCTGCGCGTCGAGGAGCTGACGGCCCCGGAGCCCGGCCCCAGCCAGGCTCTCGTCGCCGTCCGCTACGGCGGGGTCTGCGGCTCCGACCTGCACTACTGGCGGCACGGCGGGGTCGGCGACTTCCGCCTGAAGGAGCCGATGCTGCTGGGCCACGAGGTGGTCGGCACGGTCGTCTCCTACGGTGACGGGGCATCGGGTCCGGTCGCCGGTACGGCCGTCGCGGTGCACCCGGCGACCCCGTGCGGGGTGTGCCCGGAGTGCGCCGACGGGCGCCGGAACGTGTGCCGGGACACCCGCTACCTCGGCAGCGCGGCCCGCTTCCCGCACGTCCAGGGCGGATTCGCGGCCCAAGTGGCCGTGCCCGCCGAGCAGTTGCGGCCGCTGCCGCCCGGTCTGGAGCTGCGTCGGGCGGCGCTCGCCGAGCCGCTGTCGGTGGCCCTGCACGCGGTCCGGCGGGCCGGCGACGTCCGGGGCCGGCACGTCCTGGTCACCGGCGCCGGGCCGATCGGCTGTCTGGTGGTCGCGGCGGCCAAGGCCGCGGGCGCCGCCCACGTGACGGTGACGGACCTGCTCCCGGCGGCCCTGGCGTACGCCTCGGCCGCGGGCGCCGACACCCTCGTACACGCGGACGATCCGTCGGATCCGGGGTGGCCCGCCGAGGCCGATGTCGCCGTGGAGGCGTCCGGGGTGGCCGCGGGCCTCGACACCTGCCTCCGCCTGCTCCGGCGCGGCGGGGTTCTCGTCCAGCTCGGCATGCTGCCGCCCGGGCCGAGCCCCTTCGCGGGGAACCTGGTGGTCAGCCGCGAGATCGAGCTGCGGGGCGCGTTCCGCTTCGACGGGGAGTTCGACGAGGCGCTGGCGCTGCTCGCGGCGGAGCCGGCGTTCGACGAGCTGATCAGCGCGGTGGTGCCCGTCGCGGCGGCCGAGTCGGCGTTCGCGCTGGCGGCGGACCGGAGCCGGTCGTGCAAGGTGCTGCTGGACTTCGCGCCCTGA
- a CDS encoding NUDIX hydrolase, with protein sequence MSAADEILDIVDEHDRVIGRSPRGEAYARGLRHRCVFIRARDAQGRLFVHRRTPTKLVFPSLYDMFVGGVVGAGESYDDAALREAEEELGVSGLPRPEFLFKFLYDDGAGRTWWSAVHEVRCELPVSPQAEEVAWHAFLTDDEVEAHLRDWQWVPDGLAAYERLKAYRSGLSGA encoded by the coding sequence ATGAGCGCTGCTGACGAGATCCTCGACATCGTCGACGAGCACGACCGGGTGATCGGCCGGTCCCCCCGCGGCGAGGCCTACGCCCGGGGCCTGCGCCACCGCTGCGTCTTCATCCGGGCCAGGGACGCACAGGGCCGGCTCTTCGTCCACCGCCGCACCCCGACCAAGCTGGTCTTCCCCTCCCTGTACGACATGTTCGTCGGCGGGGTCGTCGGCGCCGGCGAGTCCTACGACGACGCCGCCCTGCGCGAGGCCGAGGAGGAGCTGGGGGTGAGCGGACTGCCCCGCCCCGAGTTCCTGTTCAAGTTCCTCTACGACGACGGCGCCGGCCGGACCTGGTGGTCGGCGGTCCACGAGGTCCGCTGCGAGCTCCCGGTCAGCCCCCAGGCCGAGGAGGTGGCCTGGCACGCGTTCCTGACCGACGACGAGGTGGAGGCGCACCTGAGGGACTGGCAGTGGGTGCCGGACGGACTCGCGGCGTACGAGCGGCTGAAGGCCTACCGGTCCGGCCTGTCCGGCGCCTGA